From the genome of Sander lucioperca isolate FBNREF2018 chromosome 1, SLUC_FBN_1.2, whole genome shotgun sequence, one region includes:
- the zc4h2 gene encoding zinc finger C4H2 domain-containing protein, translating to MADEQEIMCKLENILEIRNKTVQMQKIKSRLKVEFEALESEEKHLKEYKQEMDLLLQEKMAHVEELRLIHADINVMESTIKQSENDLNKLLETTRRLHDEYKPLKEHVDALRMTLGLHRLPNLNEEEEKLSLDYFEKQKAEWQKEPHEPAIPESLAAAAAAAQQLQVSRKQDARQTATFRQQPPPMKACLSCHQQIHRNAPICPLCKAKSRSRNPKKPKRKPDE from the exons ATGGCGGACGAACAAGAAATAATGTGCAAATTAGAAAATATCTTGGAAATACG GAACAAGACTGTCCAGATGCAGAAGATCAAGTCTCGTCTTAAGGTTGAGTTTGAGGCTCTGGAGTCTGAGGAGAAGCACCTGAAAGAGTACAAACAAGAGATGGATCTGCTTCTACAAGAGAAAATGGCCCATGTGGAGGAGCTGCGACTCATCCATGCAGATATCAATGTG ATGGAGAGCACCATCAAGCAGTCGGAGAATGACCTGAATAAGCTGCTAGAAACAACACGCCGCCTACATGATGAGTACAAACCTCTGAAGGAGCATGTTGATGCCCTCAGGATGACTTTAGGTCTACACAGACTCCCTAACCTGAACGAAGAAGAGGAGAAGCTCTCCCTGGa TTACTTTGAGAAGCAGAAAGCAGAGTGGCAGAAGGAGCCACATGAGCCTGCCATCCCAGAATCCCTTGCTgccgctgcagcagcagcacagcagcTTCAGGTTTCCAGGAAGCAAGATGCACGCCAGACGGCCACCTTCAGACAGCAACCCCCACCTATGAAG gcgTGCCTGTCCTGCCACCAGCAGATTCATCGTAATGCTCCCATCTGCCCATTGTGCAAGGCCAAGAGCCGCTCCCGCAACCCAAAGAAGCCCAAGAGGAAGCCGGATGAGTAG
- the LOC116036594 gene encoding ankyrin repeat and SOCS box protein 12, whose translation MVLGQAVNNSLMDISKIFSLLQPKEDDEDSEHCQALNNAVSSDDVTLLSELLSQESYRRSINARSGWGVPVTPLRTAAALGHLRCLEVLLEHGAEVDSLDVKAQTPLFTAVSGKHLDCVVALLNAGADPNGSQYNNCSPVLIAAREGDVDVLRELLRLGAEVDVRPKVPEWAANATACRGPLYISAVYGHLDCFKLLLLHGANPDFNCTDEKMLARIKQPKTVLEVCLRYGCGVEYIQLLVDFGADVYLPTLIIDKTTKQNEALILLLKERVCPKTLMSQTRLAIRRCLPCANKEPAVDSLDVPLILRNYLKHDTCELIGC comes from the exons ATGGTTCTGGGCCAAGCTGTCAACAATAGTTTGATGGACATTTCGAAGATCTTCTCCCTGCTGCAGCCGAAGGAGGATGATGAGGACAGCGAGCATTGTCAGGCCTTGAACAATGCCGTGAGCAGCGACGACGTGACTCTGCTCTCCGAGCTTCTGTCTCAGGAGAGTTACAGGAGGTCTATCAATGCCCGAAGCGGGTGGGGGGTCCCGGTTACCCCCCTGCGCACTGCCGCTGCTCTGGGACACCTGAGGTGCTTGGAGGTGTTGTTGGAGCACGGTGCAGAG GTTGACAGCCTGGATGTGAAGGCCCAGACGCCTTTGTTCACAGCTGTCAGTGGGAAACATCTGGACTGCGTGGTTGCCCTGCTGAACGCCGGAGCCGATCCTAATGGCAGCCAGTACAACAACTGCTCCCCGGTGCTGATTGCAGCCCGGGAGGGCGACGTAGACGTGCTCCGAGAGCTGCTGCGCTTGGGAGCCGAGGTGGACGTCAGGCCCAAAGTCCCTGAGTGGGCTGCCAATGCCACGGCCTGCAGAGGGCCCCTTTATATCTCCGCTGTTTATGGACACCTGGACTGCTTCAAACTGCTCCTTCTCCACGGGGCCAACCCCGACTTTAACTGCACAGATGAGAAGATGCTGGCCAGGATAAAGCAGCCAAAGACAGTCCTGGAGGTGTGTCTGCGTTATGGCTGCGGGGTGGAGTACATCCAGCTTCTCGTAGACTTTGGGGCAGACGTGTATCTGCCCACGCTGATCATTGACAAGACTACAAAGCAGAATGAGGCTCTGATTCTGCTGCTCAAAGAGAGAG TTTGTCCAAAAACACTGATGTCGCAGACTCGGCTAGCAATTCGAAGATGCCTCCCCTGTGCCAATAAGGAGCCTGCTGTTGACAGTTTGGATGTTCCTCTGATCCTGAGGAACTACCTGAAGCACGACACCTGTGAACTCATCGGATGCTAA